DNA sequence from the Sandaracinaceae bacterium genome:
AGAGGGGTACCACGAACCGTGCGGGCGCTCACGCTCCACCCGCGCACCTGTTTCAGCGTTGTTTCGAAGGCATATCAGCCCCGCAACTTCGACCAGGAGGCGTCCCTCCCGAGGGCCAGCCAGCCCCCGGACGGCTACGCTGTGCAAATCGTGACCAGCTTGCGTCGGCAGTTCCGCAACGTGCATGGGTACCGCCGCGCCTTCATCGAGGCGCGCACGGCGAAATCGGACAAGCCGCGCGCCGACTCCATGTGCGTGCGCCAACGCCAATGCGCGACTCTGCTGAGCGTCGCTGGACGTGGACCGCGTGACGGTCATGGGGCGCCCGCTGGGCGGCGGCGTGGCCATGCAGTTCGCCTGTATCAGTGCACCGAGCGCTGCGAGTGCCCGGTGCTGGTGGGCACTGGCGGCGTGATTCACGAGGTGAGGAACCCCGTGTTGCGCTTCGGTCAGGCGCCCAACGCTGTCCGGTGCGCCGCTGCTGGGGTGCCCGGCGCCCGGCTCGTGGAGCAAGGGGTCTTCGTGGCGCTGCGGGCGCTCGACGACCAACATCGGGCTCGACTCGCCCAGCTCATCCGCATCTTCGACGCTGCCCAACGCGGCCTCACGGCGCGCCTTCGTGCGCACGCTGCGCGGCAGCCGTGGGACTGGCGCGGGCAGGCCATCACCATGCTGGACCGCTGCTACTGGCCAGGACATGCCCACGCTGGTGGTCTGGGGCGACGCGACGGCGTCATCCCGTCAAGCACGCGGGGCGCATCCACGATGCCTGCCCGACAGCCGGCTCGAGGTGTTCGAGGGCGCGGGGCACTTCCCGCACCAGCACGACCCGGCCCGCTTCCTGCGCGTGTTCCGCGAGTTCTACGCCAGCACCAGCGCCTGCACCCACAGCGCCGACGAGTGGCGCGCGCTCCTGCGGCAGGGGGCCAAGCACGCGCTGCCGGCGCCGGCGCAGGCGACTCCCGAGGCCGCGTCGGAGGCTCCTGCCCCGGGGGCGAGAGGTCGCGTCATCCGGCTCCCGTCGGCGCTGCGGCGGGCCTGATTCCGCGCGCCATGCTGCGCGCCGCCAGCATGGAGCGCGACTACGGCGTGAACCTCGGTGGGTATGGTAGGAATAGGCATCTCGGTATGGCACATTCTTCCGTATGAAGAAGACGCTCAACATTGACGAAGACCTCCTCGCGCGCGCGAAGTCGGCCGTCGGTGCTCAGACCGACACGGACACCGTGAGGCTCGGCCTGGAGGCGCTCGTGCGGAAAGCCGCGTACGCACGCTTGGCTAGGCTCGGAGGTTCGGAGCCGCTGGCCAACGACGTCCGCAGGCCGCGGGAAGCTCCAAAGAAGAAGGCGAGGTCCTCGCGGACGCGTGCCGCGTGATGGTGCTCGTGGACACGTCGGTGTGGATCCGCTTCCTCCGCGCCGATGCCACGGTGCTCGCTCCGCTCCAGCGCTTGCTTCTGGACGAGAGCGTCCTCGGTCACGAGCTCGTGGAGGGCGAGTTGTTCATCGGGGACCGGGGTGGGCGGGCTGCGCTGATCGCCGACTACCGCTTTGATGGACCGGCTGCCCGTCGTGGCGCACTAGGAGGTGATGGAATTCGCGAAGGCGCACCGCCTACACGGGCTTGGTCTGAGCTGGGTGGACGTGCATCTGCTCGCAGCCACCATCGTCGCCGGCGCCAAGCTGTGGACTGCGGATCGTGCGCTTCGGGACACCGCTGATGGGCTTGGGTGTGCGCATGAACCGTAGTGACTCCGCGAACGTGGACGCCGCGGTGCCCGCGGGGAAGACGGGGTTGGAGCACCGGCTACCCGGGCGAAGCTCGCCCGTCACCGCGCGCCTTCTCGGGGGGTGGCCAGCGGCCACTGACCAGTCAGGGGATCAGCACGTTCGTCGGGCAGATGCGCACCGGACCGGCTGCCTCGGGGGTGTTCACCAAGAAGTACGAGGCGAAGAACGGCACGCGCACGTAGGCCCCGAACTTCTGCGGGTTGCCGACGGCGGGATTGATCACGCACCTACTTGGCGGCAGAGCCCGCGGCCACGGTGACCCACCCAGCGCCCTGCATACGGACCCGCAACCGGGCTTGTATGGGCAAGGCTAAACCCTTGAACCTATCCCAGATGGCTCGTCCCTCTTCCATCGCACGCAGCTCGTCGATCCGGTCGATGGCCGCTTGGCTGCCACTGGCCGCTATGTGGTCGAGCGCTTGGAGGGCGGCGAAGCGAGCGTCGAAGGCCGGATGACCGAGCTGCTGCGTCAAGCCCTCCAGCGCCGCGGGGTGGTCGTCAGGGGCCAAGAGGCCGAGCATCCACGCGGCCTTCTCGGCGGCCATCGCGTCCGGGTCCACAAGCTCAGCGACGTAGCACGCCAGATCCGTGTCGCATTGCTCGGCCGCTAGCAGGTAGGGAACGAGATACTCGTCGTAGCGCGCGGCGTTGTCGGCGTCGGCGGCGATGATGGATCGTAGCTGAGCCGCCTGAGCACGATTGGCGAGCCTGGCCAAGCTGACCAAAGCGGTCTCACGAGTGGCGGTGTGGGCGCGTTGGTCGCGCGCTACGGTGAAGAAGAGCGGGAGGTAGGCGGGGTCGAAGGTATTGGCCATCGTCGCGAGAAGCTGCGCTCGGGTCTCGATCTGGTCGGCGCCAAGCCTGCGGTAAATCGCGGTGACCGCGACGCGCACGCGCCGCTGCTGAGCAGCAGTCAACCGGAGTCGCACGAGCGCGACAAGGCCGTTGAGCTGGCGAGAGCGCTCCCGCGCGCGCGTCTCGGCGAACAGTGGCTCGAACGCGTCCGCTAGACCCAGCATGCCGAGCGCGTACGTGGCCTCCGGGGTGACGACCTGCTCGCGGCTGACGCTCAGATTGGGATCGCCCTCTCGAAAGGCCGCGATGAGAGCGTCCGCTGCGATGTTGGCCGCGGAGTGGGTTCCGTCGAGCACGCTCAGCAGGGGCTGCAACGACGGACGCCCGATGCGCACCAGAGCCTCGGCCGCCACGTCATTCATGCGCATGCGCGGGTTGCGCGGTGCAAACTGGAAGAGCGCCCGAATCATGGGCTCCACCGCCGCAGGGTCGCCGTTCTGACCGAGCTCGCGCGCAGCCAGGCGATTGATCAAGAAGTGTTGGCTCTCCGAGTGGACCCCCATGATGCGAACCAGCGCCGGGGTAGCCACGTTGCCTCTCAGGCTCCCGAGAGCACGCACGAACTCGATGCGCATCTGGTTGTCGACCTCGCGGACGTCAGAGATGCGCTCGTAGGCGGCACCGAGGGCGACCGCCACCGCGCTCAGCTCGCCTTCGGGCACGCGCACTCGCGCGATGGCCTGCGCGGCGCGAACAGCATGCAGCTCAGTAGACCCCGTGTGCCACGCGAGCCCCTGGACGAGCGCTGGCAAGGCCCGAGCGTCTCGGGCCTCCCGAAAAACTTCGAGGATTTCGATGCCGTTACTGCGTTCGTCCGGGAAGCTGATGTACGTATGCGTGAGCGCAGGGACGATGACGTTCGTTAGCGCAACGACGGGGTGCGCCGTGTGGTCGCCTCCGCTGTCCGCGAGGACGAGGGAGTAGATGCGGTGAAGGTTGGCGATGGCGCGTCTCCGGCACGCCTCGTTGCCGAGGTCTCCGACTTGGCGCGCAACGTCGTCTTCGTCGCTCTCGCACGGAGTGCTTGGTGTGGACTCTCCCCCGGTCGTGATGGGAGTTTGCGCGCGCCGTGGAGATGACGCCTCCTGCCGCTCCGATGGGGATACTTCGGCGTGACCAGCGCAGCCTGCGACGACCACGCACGAGACCCCGAGAGCGACAGCAGCGATGGAGCGTGGCAGGTGCCGCGGTCGACCCGAGCTCATCGTCTTCACGAAGCCGTCTACTTGAACACCGCGTCCGCGCCGTCGCGCTTCAGCGCCGTGCGGATCGCAGCTTAGAACCCCTGCCCCAGCGCGCGCTTGGCCCGCCAGAGCACCTTCCCGTTGGTCTGCGGGATGATGTACAGCGATGCCGGCCAGCAACTCGTCCGCGGTCACGTCCATAGGAAACATGAACATTTGCAACGTGTTGCATGAAGAGTCTACATAGCATTCGAACCACGCAATACGCTGGCGGTCAGCGCGCATGAAGCCCCTGCCGGCCTCTTCAAGATGGCACGTTCGGGGCTCTGGGCGCCAGTGCTATCGGTGAACGCCCTGCCACGAGGCGCGCGGACGCAGCGGTACATCGCCGGTCTCGCGGTGCTTCCCTCGGCAGTTCACCGCGGGTCGCTGGGGTCGAGCTGGCAGAAGTCGTCCGCGAGAGCGTGCCGGTTGGGCTCGTAGCAGAGGTCTTCCTCAAACAGGGAGGAGGGTGCGCGGGGCTCGGGGGTGTCGAGGCCTTGGTGGCGCAGGATGCGCTGAATGCTCGAGTGCTCCAGGACGGTCGCCATGTGGCGCATGCGGCCGCCGCCGTGGAGGCAGGCCAGGACGTCCAGGCCGAAGCTGTGGCGCATGAGCTGGGCCCACACGGCCTTGCTGCAAGGCACTATGGGCACCCCGGACTGAAGGTACCCCCTCCGCGCTGCCACGCCGTGACGACCGCGCCAGGGTTTGGTACGTCTCGACGATGCGGCGACTGTGGATCGATGCGGATGGCCGACAGGGAGGCAGGCAAAGATGGCGCGTTCTGCAGTCTTGACGGGTCGCTTCGACGCCCGTGACCGCGCGAAGGTCCGTCATCGACGAGACCGTGTGGAGCCGCCAGCGCGACCGGCCCGGGATGCGCTGTGGGCGTTTCTGGTCTCCTCGCCCTATGCCGCTCTCGAGGCCAGCGCCGTCGCTCGGATCGATACGGTCGGCTTCCTGCGCGAGACGCCCGACTTCGACATGCCGCCCGAGGAGCGGCTGCGCTGCCTCGCCATCCTGCTGGAGCGAAAGGTCCCCGGCGTTCACCCGCGGGACCTCGACCGAATCTATGCAGCGGCGCTGCAGCTCGCGCCGCGCGCGGCGGCCGTGTGGCACTCGCGCGGTATCGCCGCGTGCCTCGCGGGGGACATGGAAGACGATGCGCAAGCCGCGACGAGAGCCGCACTGCCAGCGCTCCGGTGGCTCCACACCGCGCTCGAGCTGGACGCCCTCGACCCGAACATCCTCTGCCACATCGGCCAGTGGCACTACGACTACGGGGAGTCGCTCGACGAGGCGGCTTCATGGTTCGAGCGAGCGCTTGCTCTCGAGCCGCGACACCACACCGCGCTGCTCTACCGAGCTCACTGCCTGCACGATGCGGAACGCTGGCACGAAGCCATCGCCGCGTACCAAGCTTTGCCACTGGACTCGTTCAAGCGGTCGGCGGCCTGGCTGGTGGACGTCATCCTCGAAGCTCAGTCCTACTGCCAGCTCAGGGCCGGAGATGCCGTCGCTGCGCTCGATGGCTTTCGACGGCTCTTGGACCGCTTGGAGAAGGAGCCGATGCGTGCTCTCCCCATGAAGCTCCAGTATCTGCGCGAGGCCTCGCAGGGCCCGCTTCGGCTCGAGCTCGGCGAGCGCTACACCGCGTTCATCCGCCTCGAACGAGGACGAACGGACACCTGATTCCGCGCCGTTCGCGCACCCAGAAGTGGTACACCGGGGCATGTCGTGGGATCCACCCGAAGCCGAGTCGGAGGCGCACACGCGCCAGGACAGCGGCGTGGTCACGAACGACGGAACCGCCACGCGCGCGGACCCGGTGCGGCGCTCGGATCCGGCGGCGCCGGCCACCATCGGGCGCTTCCGCATCGACGAGGTGCTGGGCTCTGGCGGCATGGGGGTGGTGTACCTGGCGCGCGATCCCTTCGAGCCCGAAGACGCGCGCGCGGTGGCGCTGAAGACGCTGCGCTCGCCCGACCCGGTGGCGCTCATGCGCTTCAAGAGCGAGTTCCGCTACACGGCCGCGCTGGCGCACCCCAACCTGGTGAAGCTCTACGAGCTGGGCGTGGCCAACGACACGTGGTTCTTCACCATGGAGCACGTGCCGGGCGCGGACCTGGGCGAGCACCTCACGCTGCGCTCG
Encoded proteins:
- a CDS encoding type II toxin-antitoxin system VapB family antitoxin codes for the protein MKKTLNIDEDLLARAKSAVGAQTDTDTVRLGLEALVRKAAYARLARLGGSEPLANDVRRPREAPKKKARSSRTRAA